AATTGCCTGATATTCATTAAGCATGAGCGGGGAAGTCAGCAAAAAATCAGCAGTGGCGCGGTCACAGGCAATTAGGATATTCCACACCACGCCAATCCGCAGCAATGCCTTTATGTCAGGGTCGTGGGGTTGGGCCTCCATGGGGTCCCAGAAAAAGATGAGCACATCTATTTTTCCTTCCGCTATCAGCGCCCCAATCTGGAGGTCGCCGCCCAATGGTCCGCTATGCAAGGCACTCACAGGTCTGTCGAGCGCTTCCGTCAGCAGCCTGCCAGTGGTACCTGTGGCGTACAATTCGTGCCGAGACAGCACGGTTCGATTGTAAAACGCCCAATCAATCAGGTCCTTTTTTTTGTTGTCGTGGGCCACAAGGGCAATTCGTTTTCTCGCAGGCAAAGTGCGAGCGTGCAAATTTGCCATAAACGCTATGTTGTTGATTTGATAAATAGATATAAGTACTAAGACAAAATTATTCAAGCATTTCACACGACGACACAACGGCACGAAGAATTGATTATCAGAAAAATAAAATCGTAGTGTCGCAGTGTCGTTGTGTGAAATAAATCTGTCCGGGTACTTACACGGAAAAAGCAGGAGCCGTTTGCCCCAAAAGCAAACGGCTCCCCCTCGAACGTCAGTCGAACATAGCAGAATATCCGTCGTCAATTACTCTTCTTCCTGCAACTCACGCTCCAACTCTTCCATCTTCACATAGTCAATTGCCTCGCTCAGTGTAGGCACAAGGGTGAGGATGGTATCGAGCCGCGAAATTTCAATCAGTTTGACCACCATCGGGTGCAATTGGCCAGCGATGACGAAAGAACTTCCATCCTTCCAAAGGCGATGGCCTGTCAAAATGGCGCTCAGGCCACTACTGTCCACAAATTTGACATTGGAAAGGTCGAGTATCAGGTTGCGCACACCCTCTTGGCTAAAGAAGATAAGGTCACTTTTCAAATTCGGCGCAATCGTGGAATTCAGGTTTTCCTCATCGAGCGTGAGCACGGCATATTGGTCCTGTTTGTCAATCCGATATTTCATAAGAACCTGATTTTCAGAAAAATCAATTTGATTAAGTTTGTGAAACGAATCTTTAGGAAGGACAAAAGTAACCAATACCCAATTGATTGCAAGAAAATTTTCGGGGATTCCCCGCACCTGCCATAGCGTCAGCCCTTATTCACAATGGCATTGTTTTTTCAGCGTTTCGAAAAACTAAAAAAAAAGGAATCGCGTGCCATGCAAATGGAGAAATCGCGCCCCAAAACCGAACACAGAAAAAATTGTTATAAACCCATTAAAAAGAGTCCTGCGATTATCCTAAACTTGTCCCGGCAAAAGAAAGGCGCTTGAAAAAGTCAAGCGAGCAAAGACTTCAAGTTTCGCGGCAAAGAACGCCACTTTTTCGGAAACAACTGCGACAGCATCAACGACACTAATTCTCGTAATGAATAAGAAATTTTCCCCTGTTGTCAAACAAATCATCAACCAAAGCGGCCAAGAAGCCAGACGTTTGGGACATGATTACATCGGCGCAGAACATTTGCTGCTCGGCATCATCGCCGAACGCGATTGCCTGCCAGTAAGGGTACTCGACGCACTTTTGGTGGACGTGCCCGAACTAAAAAAGCGCTTGGAGCGGTCCATCCCGCGCTACAGCGCCTACCCACCGGCCGAAAATCTTTATGTAGGCGAATACCAAGTGACCACTCAGGTGCAGCGCGTCTTGAAGGTGACTTTTCTCGAAGCCAAAATGATGAAGAACGAGGAAATCTACCCAGAGCATCTTTTGCTCTCGCTCCTGAAACATCAGGACACTTTTGCTACCAAACTTTTAAACGAATACGACGTGGACTACGATACCTTCAAAAAAGAACTGGAGTATGTGCGCTCCGAACAAGACCTCGCGTCGCCCAATATTTTTGCCCAAGCCCCCAGCGAAGGCGATTTTGATGACGACGACGAGCGCCGTGGCTACCAATCCACCCCCAAGCGCGAACAAAAAAGCCGCACACCGGTGCTCGACAATTTTGGGCGCGACATCACTAAGTTGGCTGAAGAGGGCAAACTCGACCCCATCATAGGTCGCGAGCGCGAAATCGAGCGCGTCAGCCAAATTCTCAGCCGCCGCAAGAAAAACAACCCAATCCTCATCGGCGAGCCGGGCGTCGGCAAAACCGCCATCGTGGAGGGCCTCGCCCTTCGCATCAATCAGAAAAAAGTCAGCCGAACCTTGTTCAACAAGCGCATCGTGATGCTCGACTTGGCGGCTTTGGTGGCTGGCACCAAATACAGAGGCCAATTTGAGGAGCGCATCAAAGCGATTATGAACGAACTGGAGAAAAGCCGCGACGTGATTTTGTTCATTGACGAAATTCACACCATGGTAGGCGCTGGCGGTGCCACAGGTTCGCTTGATGCCTCCAACATATTCAAGCCCGCCCTCGCCCGTGGAGAACTGCAGTGCATCGGCGCTTCCACACTCGACGAATACCGCCAATACATTGAAAAGGACGGGGCACTCGACCGCCGCTTCCAACGGGTGATGGTGGACCCGCCCAGCCAAGAAGACACTATCCACATTCTCAGAAACATCCAGCCAAAATACGAGGACTTCCACAACGTCACTTATTCGGAGGAAGCCATCAAAGCCTGCGTCCGGCTAAGCGACCGATACATCACCGACCGCTTCTTGCCAGACAAGGCCATAGATGTGCTGGACGAGGTCGGGGCACGCGTTCACTTGAAGAACATCGTCGTCCCGAAACACATCGAGGATTTGGAAAAACGCATCGAGGAACTCAAAGAGCAGAAAAACTTGGCGGTCAAGAATCAGCAGTACGAAGATGCCGCCAACCTGCGCGACCAGGAGAGCAAACTTGTTCGCCAGCTCGAGTTTTCCAAAATGGAATGGGAAGACGAGACAAAGACACGGCGCTATCCGGTGGAAGAGGATGATATTGCCGAAGTTGTGGCGATGATGACGGGCATTCCCGTGCGCAAAGTGGGGCAAAGCGAAAGCAAAAAACTTGTGAACATGGCCGACGACCTGAAAAAAATGGTCATTGGTCAAGACGACGCGGTTTTAAAAATTTCCAAGGCCATCCAACGCAATCGCGTCGGCCTTAAAGACCCAAAAAAGCCAGTCGGCTCATTTATCTTCTTAGGGCCTACCGGGGTGGGCAAGACCGAACTGGCTCGTGCGCTTGCTCGCTACCTGTTTGATAGCGACGATTCGTTGGTTCGCATTGACATGTCGGAGTACATGGAAAAGTTCACCGTCAGCCGTTTGATTGGCGCGCCTCCGGGCTATGTGGGCTACGAAGAGGGCGGGCAATTGACCGAGAAAGTACGTCGCAAACCATATTCTGTCGTGTTGCTCGATGAAATCGAGAAAGCACACCCGGACGTTTACAACATCTTGCTTCAAGTGCTCGACGATGGTCAGTTGACCGACGGATTGGGCCGCAAAGTGGATTTCAAAAATACCATCATCATCATGACCTCAAACATCGGGGTGCGGCAATTGAAGGATTTTGGCCAAGGGGTCGGATTTGCCACCAAGGCACGCATGGAAGCTGCCGAGGATAACAGCAAGACGATTATCCAGAACGCATTGAAAAAGACTTTTTCGCCCGAGTTCCTCAATCGCATTGATGATGTGATGGTGTTCAACTCCCTCGGCCGCGATGAAATCTTTAAAATCATTGACAACGCACTCGAAGGATTGATGAAGCGCCTGAACAACATGAAGTTCACCCTCACTCTGACGGAGGAGGCCAAAGACTTTGTGGCTGAAAAAGGTTACGACCCACAGTTCGGTGCCCGCCCCTTGCATCGCGCCATTCAAAAGTACATCGAAGACCCCCTTGCAGAGTTTATCCTAAACGAAAACCCGGGCGAAGGCTCCATGCTGACAGCCTCACTGAACGAAGCGAAAGATGGTTTGGTGATTGCTTTTGCCGCAGCTGAAACGCCAAGCGGCCCTGACACGCCCAAAAAGAAGGAGCGAGGCAAAACAGTGGAAGGGTAGAGGCCCAACAGATGTTGTTCGATAAAGTGTTCAACCCCGTTTTTGTAGCAAACAGCTGCGGAAACGGGGTTTTTCATTGGGCATCCAAGCTCATTCGAATCCTGCGCTCAGGCGGCAGATAGTTGTTCATCCGACCGGGCAATACCTTCACCCAACCGAGGTTCAGCCCTTCATATCGAGCAAGCGCCCAACCATGCAATGTATCAGACGGCAACTCAAACGTCTCTTTTTTCAAAAAACGCAGGGCCTGTTCTCGCTCCAAATCGAGCGCAGGCAAATTGGTGGCGATGCGCCGGCTCAACGCCAAAGCGTGAGAGGGCACAAAGTCTTTTCCCTTCAATTCGCCGACCATAGTGCCGAACCACTTGGTTTTCAAAAACTTGTCCAGCACGAGGTATTCGTTTTCCAATCGAGCGGGCAAAGCCAGCATCTCGCCGGAAGGTGTTTGAAAGTACTTTGCCTCCGTGTCTGGATGTAGCCATCTGCTTATTTCAGGGACAAACCCTTTCGCCAAAGGATTGATGTTTTTGAAAGCCGCTGCCGTGCGATGTTTTTGCCCTATCCCATCTTTTTTCCTCAATATGGACATAAAAAAACCTTCACCTCTCAGCTTGTGTGGAAAAAAGCGATAACCGTGTGCGCTGGCAGTGATGCCCCAATCGGCTGGGATTTCCAAAGTAAGCCTTTCGAGGGGGAACGTTTTCAAGAGCCAATCCACATTGCCTTCGTTTTCTGTGGCATTGAACGTGCAGGTGCTATAAGCCAACACCCCACCCGGCCTAAGGGTCGCCACTGCCGCCGCCAGAATGTGGCGCTGCCGCACCGAGCACATCTCAACATGGGCAGGCGACCACTCGCGCACCGAATCGGGGTCCTTGCGAAACAAGCCCTCACCGCTACACGGCGCGTCGGCCACAACTACATCAAACCAATCTTCCAACGCCGCATATTCTCCCGCGTCGGCATGGGTGACGGCGATATTCCAAGCGCCCCATTTTTCCAGATTTTCTCGCAGGGCAGCCACGCGGGGGCGAATGGCTTCGTTGGCGACCAACAAACTCTCAGGCGAAATCAAATCGGCCAGAAGGGTGCTTTTCCCACCGGGGGCTGCGCATAAATCCAAGAGCCTCAAAGGCTCGGAAAAATCCACGGTTTGCCGCAGCGCCTCATGCAGAAACATGGACGATGCTTCCTGCACATAATATGCCCCCGCGTGGAAGGACGGGTCGAGCGTGAAAACAGGGCGTTCGGGCAAATAAAGCCCCCACGGATGCCAAGGCACCTTAGCGGTTCCCCTACCCCACCCATCTCCAATATCGCTTTTCGGTTGCTTGGAGGGGTTCAGTCGAATGCTTACGGGAGCCTGTTGCCTCATGGTCTCTACAAACCTGTCGAACCCCTCTTTGTCAAGGAGTTCTCGCATCGTTTGTAGGAATGGAGCGGGTAACATGGTGTGTGGAAATCAAAGAATCCAATTCAGAAGTCGCAAGACGGACAAAAATCGGACGAATCCATTGAAAGCAAAAAATCGTATCTATTTTTACAGCTGCAAGAGCCTTGTTTAAGCACCGAAAACATTTTGCCAACACCTATCCCGCGCAACGCCTCCATGCAAGTCAACAGCGCCATCTTGGCCGTCGTCCAACAAATCAACCATGTCCTTGAACAGTTGGAGCCTCACGAATATCGTCGCCAACTGCCTGAATTTGAGGGCCATACATTAGGACAGCACTTCCGCCACATACTTGAATTTTTTCAATGCCTCGAAAAAGGCGTTTCAGTGGGCATGGTGGATTACGCCGCCCGCGAGCGAAATTTGCTCTACGAGGACAATCCGGGCATCGCAGCGGCGGCCTTTGAAGCCTTTGCCGACGTTTTGCTCGAATTGGACACCGCCAAACCCATCGGCGTCCGCGCAGAATTTGGCGGGCAGGAGCGCCCTTCCTATTCGAGCACTGTGGGTCGAGAACTGATGTTTGTTTATGACCATGCCATTCACCATTTGGCTATTATCAAGATTGGGTTGCTGTGTCATTTACCTCATGTGCAGACCGCTCGGGACATGGGTGTTTCGCCCTCCACCATCAAAGCCCGGGCGATGAGGAGACATTAAGGGGCAGACATACCGTCCAGACCAACTCACCCTCGTTTGGCAGGGCTATTTTTTCAAACTGAAGGTGGTATGCCTGCCGAACCCTCTCTTTTTCAACCCACCCTATCGAGCGTCCGCGTTGCTCTTTCCAGTCAAACGGCTCTACACGCAAATGAGCGCGAAAGTCGAGCGCTTTCAAGCCATACGCTTTGTAAAGGCTTTCCTTGGCCGTCCAGAAAACGTGCAGTAGGTCAAACTGAGCGGCTGCTGAGTGTTGCCGGACAAATTTTTCTTCCTCCTCGCTCAAAAACTTCGAGGCCAATCGCGGCATTTTGCTCACCAGTACTTGGATATCGCAGCCACAAGTGATGCGTTGTTGGTTGTTGCCCGCCCGGATGAACATCCGTTCGGACGGGGTTGTTTGCTGCTCGCCCAATATCAATGCGCCTACGATGCCGTGCGAGTGGCTAAGGGAGCAGGCAAGTTGCTGATTTTCAGGAAAAAAAGGTTTTGAAAATGCGTCTTTGGCAAGCGGAAGGCGCTGGGGGGAACCAGTGAGTTTGTGGAGGAGCCATCGTCCGGCGAGCCATTCGTGGCGACGCAAGTCGTGTTTGAGACGGGTTATTTCGGCCTCCTCTTCTGGCGACAACGGCAATTCCTCCCGAAAAAAAACCTCTTCCTCGGCTGCTTGCCAAATGCCGAACGTGGTGTCGGGAGCGGGATGCCGGGTGAGGAGCAGGGGCATATTGAGACGCGAATGAGAAAGGGTGGGTTAAGCCTTGATTTTAAGATTGGCCTCAATCCCGTAGTCAGACAACACGGCATCCAAATCGTTCAGGAAATCGGCTCGTAACACCTCATACTGCTCCACGATGAGCGCATCGTCAGCATCCGCCTTGCTGTGTTCCGCAATCATAATGTTGAGGCGTTCGATTTGCTGTAGAATTTCGACGACTTGGGTATGCTTGAGGTCAGGGTCGGATGTATTCATATTTTTCATGGCGCAAAGATGGAAAGGGAAGGGAGATTCGGCGGTTTTTCTCAAAAATTATTCATAACTCCAATACCACCTTGCCCCTTGTTTTTCCACTTTGAAACAACTTGATAGCCTCGTGCATCTGTTCAAAAGGCAAAACATGGCCAACGTGCGGCGGTGCCAGTCTCAACTCTTTGATTTCTCCCAAAAGTTGGTGCATCAGCTCCGCCCGTTCGTAGAGCCAAATCAAGTTGAAACCCATAACGCCCTTGTTCGTTTCCGGCAATTGCTGCGGGTCAATTTTGGGGCGCGTGAGAAAGTAGTAGAGCAGCCGAAAGAGGTTGGGACGATTGCCCACGCTGGTGTATCGCGACGAACCGACCACGATGAGCCTTCCCATCGGGGCGAGCAATTTGAACGGGATGGAAAAATATCGCCCGCCTACCGTGTCAATTACGAGATTCAGCGGGCGGCTGCCGAGCGCGTCCTTCAGTTGTTTTTCAAAATCCGCGGCACGCACGATAACCATATCGCAGCCCTCTTTTTGGGCAAAATCCACTTTGGCTCCGCTCCCTACCGTGCCGACGACAAAACACTCGTGCGCCTTGGCGATTTTGAGCGCCTGCAAACCCACACCGCCTGCCACGCTGTGAATCAGCACGTTTTGCCCACGCTCCAATGCGCCGAGCGTTTTCAGGCCGTAATAAGCCGTCAGCGTCTGCACAAGATAGGCGGCGCCTGTTTTGAAATCCCAATCCACAGGCAGGGGGATGACGTAGCGAGCGTCAATATTGAGATGTGAGGTATAGCCGCCAAAGCGCGTCACGCCCATCACTCGGTCGCCGGGGCTTAGGTGGTGCACGCCGGGACCAACTGCTTCCACGATGCCCGCGTATTCAAGGCCGGGCGTGAACTCGCCCTTAGGCGTGGCGCCATATAGCCCCCAAATCGCGTAAATGTCGGCAAAATTCAAACCAACGGCACGGACAGCCACGCGTACCTCGCCGGGAGCAGGAGCTGGCAGGGTGAATTCGCGCAGTTTCATATTGGCCAGACTTCCGGCTCGGAGTATGTAGCGGTGCATCATGAGTTCGCATGGTTTGTGCAGCGCCAAATATCTCTTATTTTGCCAAAACGCACAGGTGCAAGTTGCATGAGCATCCTGCCTACCCTAAGGTGCGCTACATATTGGCGAGCAAATAAGAAATATAGGTAGCGTAGATAAGCAGAAACACGATTCCTTTCCACCGGAAAATCACGCGAGGCTTTTTCAGACAAAAAACAAAAAGCAGGACGGTGGCAAAAACACAAGTGCCGAAGTCTGTGGCGGTGATGCCAGCGAGCGGCAAAGGGGCAATCGCTGCACTCACGCCCA
This genomic interval from Saprospiraceae bacterium contains the following:
- a CDS encoding methylglyoxal synthase; amino-acid sequence: MANLHARTLPARKRIALVAHDNKKKDLIDWAFYNRTVLSRHELYATGTTGRLLTEALDRPVSALHSGPLGGDLQIGALIAEGKIDVLIFFWDPMEAQPHDPDIKALLRIGVVWNILIACDRATADFLLTSPLMLNEYQAILPDYSEYTGRKMK
- a CDS encoding STAS domain-containing protein — its product is MKYRIDKQDQYAVLTLDEENLNSTIAPNLKSDLIFFSQEGVRNLILDLSNVKFVDSSGLSAILTGHRLWKDGSSFVIAGQLHPMVVKLIEISRLDTILTLVPTLSEAIDYVKMEELERELQEEE
- a CDS encoding ATP-dependent Clp protease ATP-binding subunit, which translates into the protein MNKKFSPVVKQIINQSGQEARRLGHDYIGAEHLLLGIIAERDCLPVRVLDALLVDVPELKKRLERSIPRYSAYPPAENLYVGEYQVTTQVQRVLKVTFLEAKMMKNEEIYPEHLLLSLLKHQDTFATKLLNEYDVDYDTFKKELEYVRSEQDLASPNIFAQAPSEGDFDDDDERRGYQSTPKREQKSRTPVLDNFGRDITKLAEEGKLDPIIGREREIERVSQILSRRKKNNPILIGEPGVGKTAIVEGLALRINQKKVSRTLFNKRIVMLDLAALVAGTKYRGQFEERIKAIMNELEKSRDVILFIDEIHTMVGAGGATGSLDASNIFKPALARGELQCIGASTLDEYRQYIEKDGALDRRFQRVMVDPPSQEDTIHILRNIQPKYEDFHNVTYSEEAIKACVRLSDRYITDRFLPDKAIDVLDEVGARVHLKNIVVPKHIEDLEKRIEELKEQKNLAVKNQQYEDAANLRDQESKLVRQLEFSKMEWEDETKTRRYPVEEDDIAEVVAMMTGIPVRKVGQSESKKLVNMADDLKKMVIGQDDAVLKISKAIQRNRVGLKDPKKPVGSFIFLGPTGVGKTELARALARYLFDSDDSLVRIDMSEYMEKFTVSRLIGAPPGYVGYEEGGQLTEKVRRKPYSVVLLDEIEKAHPDVYNILLQVLDDGQLTDGLGRKVDFKNTIIIMTSNIGVRQLKDFGQGVGFATKARMEAAEDNSKTIIQNALKKTFSPEFLNRIDDVMVFNSLGRDEIFKIIDNALEGLMKRLNNMKFTLTLTEEAKDFVAEKGYDPQFGARPLHRAIQKYIEDPLAEFILNENPGEGSMLTASLNEAKDGLVIAFAAAETPSGPDTPKKKERGKTVEG
- a CDS encoding rRNA cytosine-C5-methyltransferase — translated: MRELLDKEGFDRFVETMRQQAPVSIRLNPSKQPKSDIGDGWGRGTAKVPWHPWGLYLPERPVFTLDPSFHAGAYYVQEASSMFLHEALRQTVDFSEPLRLLDLCAAPGGKSTLLADLISPESLLVANEAIRPRVAALRENLEKWGAWNIAVTHADAGEYAALEDWFDVVVADAPCSGEGLFRKDPDSVREWSPAHVEMCSVRQRHILAAAVATLRPGGVLAYSTCTFNATENEGNVDWLLKTFPLERLTLEIPADWGITASAHGYRFFPHKLRGEGFFMSILRKKDGIGQKHRTAAAFKNINPLAKGFVPEISRWLHPDTEAKYFQTPSGEMLALPARLENEYLVLDKFLKTKWFGTMVGELKGKDFVPSHALALSRRIATNLPALDLEREQALRFLKKETFELPSDTLHGWALARYEGLNLGWVKVLPGRMNNYLPPERRIRMSLDAQ
- a CDS encoding 4'-phosphopantetheinyl transferase superfamily protein encodes the protein MPLLLTRHPAPDTTFGIWQAAEEEVFFREELPLSPEEEAEITRLKHDLRRHEWLAGRWLLHKLTGSPQRLPLAKDAFSKPFFPENQQLACSLSHSHGIVGALILGEQQTTPSERMFIRAGNNQQRITCGCDIQVLVSKMPRLASKFLSEEEEKFVRQHSAAAQFDLLHVFWTAKESLYKAYGLKALDFRAHLRVEPFDWKEQRGRSIGWVEKERVRQAYHLQFEKIALPNEGELVWTVCLPLNVSSSPGL
- a CDS encoding zinc-binding dehydrogenase, coding for MHRYILRAGSLANMKLREFTLPAPAPGEVRVAVRAVGLNFADIYAIWGLYGATPKGEFTPGLEYAGIVEAVGPGVHHLSPGDRVMGVTRFGGYTSHLNIDARYVIPLPVDWDFKTGAAYLVQTLTAYYGLKTLGALERGQNVLIHSVAGGVGLQALKIAKAHECFVVGTVGSGAKVDFAQKEGCDMVIVRAADFEKQLKDALGSRPLNLVIDTVGGRYFSIPFKLLAPMGRLIVVGSSRYTSVGNRPNLFRLLYYFLTRPKIDPQQLPETNKGVMGFNLIWLYERAELMHQLLGEIKELRLAPPHVGHVLPFEQMHEAIKLFQSGKTRGKVVLEL